Proteins co-encoded in one Astyanax mexicanus isolate ESR-SI-001 chromosome 1, AstMex3_surface, whole genome shotgun sequence genomic window:
- the kptn gene encoding KICSTOR complex protein kaptin isoform X1, which translates to MLPDTRRSCPFAEDSFSRFPSQSNMYGLCQAGEQELLAATLKGKVVCFRYQDLQHKIRPVAKEVQFTYIPVDAEIVSIDSFNKSSPNRGLVVGITFIKDSGDKATPFLNIYCDYEPGSEFNLESIAQSCLNLELQFTPFQLYHTELQFEEGQRETVFLLSGHDQRIHLYKENASLHQFEEQPVEKFFPELSELPSNVLWMDVLSIDNCRRLTTFGCQNGCVGLALVNQRGPEIVSSWRLQQDSPISTVLLFPLKLPAHNSSKAGLQADEVTEYNLLVTSTIEMAVVYRNVEQNGMSKPVCLTDSDQCDAVLCALLIDLDFDGQQEVLLGTYGQDLLCYKFQQPNGTTEGQFQLMWRRSFKSPLLSVIYLDLTGDGLKELAILTIKGLHILQHSLTSTADLVLQRLANTVAKLSTVPRDQPITDQDAEQKESSLKNGQNTSVS; encoded by the exons ATGCTGCCCGACACCAGGCGGTCGTGTCCGTTCGCTGAGGACAGCTTCAGCCGCTTCCCGTCTCAGAGTAACATGTACGGGCTGTGTCAGGCCGGGGAGCAGGAGCTGCTGGCGGCCACTCTGAAAGGGAAGGTGGTGTGTTTCAGATATCAGGACCTGCAGCACAAGATCAGGCCCGTGGCTAAAGAGGTGCAGTTCACCTACATACCAG TGGATGCTGAGATTGTGTCTATTGACTCATTTAACAAATCCTCTCCCAACAGAGGCCTGGTTGTGGGCATCACGTTTATTAAG GACTCAGGGGATAAAGCCACTCCATTTTTGAACATCTACTGTGACTATGAGCCAGGGTCTGAGTTCAATCTGGAGTCCATCGCAC AGAGCTGCTTGAACCTGGAGCTACAGTTCACCCCCTTCCAGCTCTATCACACTGA ATTGCAGTTTGAAGAAGGCCAGAGAGAGACTGTGTTTCTGCTTAGTGGGCATGACCAGCGTATTCATCTGTACAAagag AATGCCTCACTGCACCAGTTTGAAGAGCAGCCAGTGGAGAAGTTCTTCCCTGAACTGAGCGAGCTGCCCAGCAA TGTATTGTGGATGGATGTGCTAAGCATTGATAACTGTCGTCGTTTGACCACTTTTGGCTGTCAGAATGGTTGCGTTGGACTCGCTCTTGTCAACCAGAGAGGAcctg AGATTGTCAGTAGTTGGCGATTACAGCAGGACAGTCCAATTTCTACTGTGTTACTCTTCCCTCTGAAGCTCCCCGCCCACAACAGTTCAAAAG CAGGGCTTCAGGCAGATGAGGTGACAGAATATAATCTTTTGGTGACCAGCACTATTGAGATGGCTGTGGTTTACAG AAATGTGGAGCAGAATGGAATGAGCAAGCCTGTGTGTTTAACAGACAGCGATCAGTGTGATGCTGTACTGTGTGCTCTCCTCATTGATCTGGACTTTGATGGACAACAGGAGGTGTTGCTGGGGACATACGGACAG GACCTTCTGTGCTACAAATTCCAGCAGCCAAATGGAACAACAGAGGGACAGTTCCAGCTGATGTGGAGACGAAGCTTCAAGAGCCCCCTGCTGTCAGTCATTTACCTGGACCTCACAGGAGACGGACTGAAGGAACTGGCCATTCTTACTATAAAAGGACTTCACATATTACAg CACAGTCTAACCAGTACAGCTGACCTGGTCCTGCAGCGCCTGGCCAACACGGTGGCCAAATTGTCAACAGTGCCCAGAGATCAGCCAATCACAGACCAGGATGCTGAACAAAAAGAGAGTTCACTTAAGAACGGACAGAACACTTCAGTCTCATAG
- the kptn gene encoding KICSTOR complex protein kaptin isoform X2, protein MLPDTRRSCPFAEDSFSRFPSQSNMYGLCQAGEQELLAATLKGKVVCFRYQDLQHKIRPVAKEVQFTYIPVDAEIVSIDSFNKSSPNRGLVVGITFIKDSGDKATPFLNIYCDYEPGSEFNLESIAQSCLNLELQFTPFQLYHTELQFEEGQRETVFLLSGHDQRIHLYKENASLHQFEEQPVEKFFPELSELPSNVLWMDVLSIDNCRRLTTFGCQNGCVGLALVNQRGPEIVSSWRLQQDSPISTVLLFPLKLPAHNSSKGLQADEVTEYNLLVTSTIEMAVVYRNVEQNGMSKPVCLTDSDQCDAVLCALLIDLDFDGQQEVLLGTYGQDLLCYKFQQPNGTTEGQFQLMWRRSFKSPLLSVIYLDLTGDGLKELAILTIKGLHILQHSLTSTADLVLQRLANTVAKLSTVPRDQPITDQDAEQKESSLKNGQNTSVS, encoded by the exons ATGCTGCCCGACACCAGGCGGTCGTGTCCGTTCGCTGAGGACAGCTTCAGCCGCTTCCCGTCTCAGAGTAACATGTACGGGCTGTGTCAGGCCGGGGAGCAGGAGCTGCTGGCGGCCACTCTGAAAGGGAAGGTGGTGTGTTTCAGATATCAGGACCTGCAGCACAAGATCAGGCCCGTGGCTAAAGAGGTGCAGTTCACCTACATACCAG TGGATGCTGAGATTGTGTCTATTGACTCATTTAACAAATCCTCTCCCAACAGAGGCCTGGTTGTGGGCATCACGTTTATTAAG GACTCAGGGGATAAAGCCACTCCATTTTTGAACATCTACTGTGACTATGAGCCAGGGTCTGAGTTCAATCTGGAGTCCATCGCAC AGAGCTGCTTGAACCTGGAGCTACAGTTCACCCCCTTCCAGCTCTATCACACTGA ATTGCAGTTTGAAGAAGGCCAGAGAGAGACTGTGTTTCTGCTTAGTGGGCATGACCAGCGTATTCATCTGTACAAagag AATGCCTCACTGCACCAGTTTGAAGAGCAGCCAGTGGAGAAGTTCTTCCCTGAACTGAGCGAGCTGCCCAGCAA TGTATTGTGGATGGATGTGCTAAGCATTGATAACTGTCGTCGTTTGACCACTTTTGGCTGTCAGAATGGTTGCGTTGGACTCGCTCTTGTCAACCAGAGAGGAcctg AGATTGTCAGTAGTTGGCGATTACAGCAGGACAGTCCAATTTCTACTGTGTTACTCTTCCCTCTGAAGCTCCCCGCCCACAACAGTTCAAAAG GGCTTCAGGCAGATGAGGTGACAGAATATAATCTTTTGGTGACCAGCACTATTGAGATGGCTGTGGTTTACAG AAATGTGGAGCAGAATGGAATGAGCAAGCCTGTGTGTTTAACAGACAGCGATCAGTGTGATGCTGTACTGTGTGCTCTCCTCATTGATCTGGACTTTGATGGACAACAGGAGGTGTTGCTGGGGACATACGGACAG GACCTTCTGTGCTACAAATTCCAGCAGCCAAATGGAACAACAGAGGGACAGTTCCAGCTGATGTGGAGACGAAGCTTCAAGAGCCCCCTGCTGTCAGTCATTTACCTGGACCTCACAGGAGACGGACTGAAGGAACTGGCCATTCTTACTATAAAAGGACTTCACATATTACAg CACAGTCTAACCAGTACAGCTGACCTGGTCCTGCAGCGCCTGGCCAACACGGTGGCCAAATTGTCAACAGTGCCCAGAGATCAGCCAATCACAGACCAGGATGCTGAACAAAAAGAGAGTTCACTTAAGAACGGACAGAACACTTCAGTCTCATAG
- the hnrnpl gene encoding heterogeneous nuclear ribonucleoprotein L isoform X4 has translation MAAAAGRYYSEGGRATKRQKTDSDGMATEGYDDPHKTLPSLVVHIRGLIDGITESDLVEALREFGTISYVVLMPNKRQALVEYEDMSGSCNAVTYANDNQVYIAGRPCYINYSTSQKISRPGDSGDAPSVNNILLFTIMNPIYPITTDVLYTICNNCGPVQRIVIFRKNGVQAMVEFDSVQSAQRAKASLNGADIYSGCCTLKIEYAKPTRLNVFKNDQDTWDYTNPTLSGQDPNANPNKRQRQPALLGDHPPEYGGPQSGYGHYDDTYGPPPPHYEGRRMGPPLARGRGGPRYGAPQYGHGPPPEYASQADSPVIMVYGLDPYKINADRIFNVFCLYGNVERVKFMKSKPGAAMVEMGDCYAVERAISHLNHTMLFNQKLNICVSKQQAIIPGQSYQLEDGSCSFKDFHGSRNNRFTSPEQAAKNRIQRPSNVLHFFNGQPDSSTEIFSQISDELAIKPPTNVKLFTGKSERSASGLLEWESVNDAMEALSMMNHYQMKNPSGPYPYTLKLCFSTAQNAN, from the exons ATGGCTGCAGCGGCGGGACGCTACTACAGCGAGGGCGGCAGAGCGACTAAACGACAGAAGACAGACAGCGACGGCATGGCGACG GAGGGGTACGACGACCCCCATAAGACCCTGCCATCTCTGGTGGTGCATATAAGGGGGCTGATTGATGGCATCACTGAATCTGACCTGGTGGAGGCACTAAGAGAGTTTGGGACCATCAG CTATGTTGTGCTAATGCCAAACAAGCGCCAGGCTCTGGTTGAGTATGAGGACATGAGCGGCTCCTGTAACGCAGTGACGTACGCTAACGATAACCAAGTGTACATCGCTGGTCGACCCTGCTACATCAACTACTCTACCAGCCAAAAGATCTCACGGCCTGGAGATTCAGGCGATGCACCCAGTGTCAACAACATCCTGCTGTTCACCATTATGAACCCAATCTACCCCATCACCACG GATGTGCTGTACACCATCTGCAACAACTGCGGCCCTGTGCAAAGGATTGTGATCTTTAGGAAGAACGGTGTTCAGGCCATGGTTGA GTTTGACTCTGTCCAGAGTGCTCAGAGAGCAAAAGCATCTCTAAATGGAGCAGACATCTACTCGGGTTGCTGCACTCTCAAAATTGAGTATGCTAAG CCAACTCGTCTCAATGTGTTCAAGAATGACCAGGACACTTGGGACTACACAAATCCTACTCTGAGTGGCCAAG ACCCCAATGCTAACCCAAACAAGCGCCAGAGGCAGCCAGCCCTGCTTGGGGACCACCCACCAGAATATG GAGGACCTCAGAGTGGCTATGGACATTATGACGACACATACGGCCCCCCTCCCCCTCACTATGAGGGCCGGCGTATGGGGCCTCCACTAGCCCGGGGACGTGGTGGGCCACGCTATGGCGCTCCACAGTACGGTCATGGACCACCTCCGGAATACGCATCTCAGGCAGATTCTCCCGTCATTATGGTGTACGGCCTTGATCCTTACAAGATCAATGCCGACCGCATCTTCAATGTGTTCTGTCTCTATGGCAATGTGGAGAGG GTGAAGTTCATGAAGAGTAAGCCTGGTGCTGCCATGGTGGAAATGGGAGACTGTTATGCAGTGGAGAGAGCAATCTCTCACCTCAACCACACCATGCTCTTCAACCAGAAGCTCAATATCTG TGTGTCAAAGCAGCAAGCTATAATCCCAGGCCAGTCATACCAGCTGGAGGATGGCAGCTGCAGCTTTAAGGATTTCCATGGCAGTCGGAACAACCGCTTCACCTCCCCGGAACAGGCAGCCAAGAACCGCATCCAGCGGCCCAGCAACGTGCTGCACTTCTTTAACGGCCAACCGGACAGCTCCACTGAAATCTTCAGCCAG ATCAGTGATGAACTAGCAATAAAGCCTCCAACTAATGTCAAACTTTTTACTGGAAAAA GTGAGCGAAGTGCATCTGGACTGTTGGAGTGGGAGTCTGTGAACGATGCAATGGAAGCTCTGTCCATGATGAACCACTATCAGATGAAAAACCCTA gTGGGCCATACCCATATACCCTTAAATTGTGCTTCTCCACTGCACAGAATGCTAACTGA
- the hnrnpl gene encoding heterogeneous nuclear ribonucleoprotein L isoform X2, which produces MAAAAGRYYSEGGRATKRQKTDSDGMATEGYDDPHKTLPSLVVHIRGLIDGITESDLVEALREFGTISYVVLMPNKRQALVEYEDMSGSCNAVTYANDNQVYIAGRPCYINYSTSQKISRPGDSGDAPSVNNILLFTIMNPIYPITTDVLYTICNNCGPVQRIVIFRKNGVQAMVEFDSVQSAQRAKASLNGADIYSGCCTLKIEYAKPTRLNVFKNDQDTWDYTNPTLSGQDADSDGNWNNSQDPNANPNKRQRQPALLGDHPPEYGGPQSGYGHYDDTYGPPPPHYEGRRMGPPLARGRGGPRYGAPQYGHGPPPEYASQADSPVIMVYGLDPYKINADRIFNVFCLYGNVERVKFMKSKPGAAMVEMGDCYAVERAISHLNHTMLFNQKLNICVSKQQAIIPGQSYQLEDGSCSFKDFHGSRNNRFTSPEQAAKNRIQRPSNVLHFFNGQPDSSTEIFSQISDELAIKPPTNVKLFTGKSERSASGLLEWESVNDAMEALSMMNHYQMKNPSGPYPYTLKLCFSTAQNAN; this is translated from the exons ATGGCTGCAGCGGCGGGACGCTACTACAGCGAGGGCGGCAGAGCGACTAAACGACAGAAGACAGACAGCGACGGCATGGCGACG GAGGGGTACGACGACCCCCATAAGACCCTGCCATCTCTGGTGGTGCATATAAGGGGGCTGATTGATGGCATCACTGAATCTGACCTGGTGGAGGCACTAAGAGAGTTTGGGACCATCAG CTATGTTGTGCTAATGCCAAACAAGCGCCAGGCTCTGGTTGAGTATGAGGACATGAGCGGCTCCTGTAACGCAGTGACGTACGCTAACGATAACCAAGTGTACATCGCTGGTCGACCCTGCTACATCAACTACTCTACCAGCCAAAAGATCTCACGGCCTGGAGATTCAGGCGATGCACCCAGTGTCAACAACATCCTGCTGTTCACCATTATGAACCCAATCTACCCCATCACCACG GATGTGCTGTACACCATCTGCAACAACTGCGGCCCTGTGCAAAGGATTGTGATCTTTAGGAAGAACGGTGTTCAGGCCATGGTTGA GTTTGACTCTGTCCAGAGTGCTCAGAGAGCAAAAGCATCTCTAAATGGAGCAGACATCTACTCGGGTTGCTGCACTCTCAAAATTGAGTATGCTAAG CCAACTCGTCTCAATGTGTTCAAGAATGACCAGGACACTTGGGACTACACAAATCCTACTCTGAGTGGCCAAG ATGCTGATTCAGACGGCAATTGGAACAATTCTcaag ACCCCAATGCTAACCCAAACAAGCGCCAGAGGCAGCCAGCCCTGCTTGGGGACCACCCACCAGAATATG GAGGACCTCAGAGTGGCTATGGACATTATGACGACACATACGGCCCCCCTCCCCCTCACTATGAGGGCCGGCGTATGGGGCCTCCACTAGCCCGGGGACGTGGTGGGCCACGCTATGGCGCTCCACAGTACGGTCATGGACCACCTCCGGAATACGCATCTCAGGCAGATTCTCCCGTCATTATGGTGTACGGCCTTGATCCTTACAAGATCAATGCCGACCGCATCTTCAATGTGTTCTGTCTCTATGGCAATGTGGAGAGG GTGAAGTTCATGAAGAGTAAGCCTGGTGCTGCCATGGTGGAAATGGGAGACTGTTATGCAGTGGAGAGAGCAATCTCTCACCTCAACCACACCATGCTCTTCAACCAGAAGCTCAATATCTG TGTGTCAAAGCAGCAAGCTATAATCCCAGGCCAGTCATACCAGCTGGAGGATGGCAGCTGCAGCTTTAAGGATTTCCATGGCAGTCGGAACAACCGCTTCACCTCCCCGGAACAGGCAGCCAAGAACCGCATCCAGCGGCCCAGCAACGTGCTGCACTTCTTTAACGGCCAACCGGACAGCTCCACTGAAATCTTCAGCCAG ATCAGTGATGAACTAGCAATAAAGCCTCCAACTAATGTCAAACTTTTTACTGGAAAAA GTGAGCGAAGTGCATCTGGACTGTTGGAGTGGGAGTCTGTGAACGATGCAATGGAAGCTCTGTCCATGATGAACCACTATCAGATGAAAAACCCTA gTGGGCCATACCCATATACCCTTAAATTGTGCTTCTCCACTGCACAGAATGCTAACTGA
- the hnrnpl gene encoding heterogeneous nuclear ribonucleoprotein L isoform X5: MAAAAGRYYSEGGRATKRQKTDSDGMATEGYDDPHKTLPSLVVHIRGLIDGITESDLVEALREFGTISYVVLMPNKRQALVEYEDMSGSCNAVTYANDNQVYIAGRPCYINYSTSQKISRPGDSGDAPSVNNILLFTIMNPIYPITTDVLYTICNNCGPVQRIVIFRKNGVQAMVEFDSVQSAQRAKASLNGADIYSGCCTLKIEYAKPTRLNVFKNDQDTWDYTNPTLSGQDADSDGNWNNSQGGPQSGYGHYDDTYGPPPPHYEGRRMGPPLARGRGGPRYGAPQYGHGPPPEYASQADSPVIMVYGLDPYKINADRIFNVFCLYGNVERVKFMKSKPGAAMVEMGDCYAVERAISHLNHTMLFNQKLNICVSKQQAIIPGQSYQLEDGSCSFKDFHGSRNNRFTSPEQAAKNRIQRPSNVLHFFNGQPDSSTEIFSQISDELAIKPPTNVKLFTGKSGSVGERSASGLLEWESVNDAMEALSMMNHYQMKNPSGPYPYTLKLCFSTAQNAN, translated from the exons ATGGCTGCAGCGGCGGGACGCTACTACAGCGAGGGCGGCAGAGCGACTAAACGACAGAAGACAGACAGCGACGGCATGGCGACG GAGGGGTACGACGACCCCCATAAGACCCTGCCATCTCTGGTGGTGCATATAAGGGGGCTGATTGATGGCATCACTGAATCTGACCTGGTGGAGGCACTAAGAGAGTTTGGGACCATCAG CTATGTTGTGCTAATGCCAAACAAGCGCCAGGCTCTGGTTGAGTATGAGGACATGAGCGGCTCCTGTAACGCAGTGACGTACGCTAACGATAACCAAGTGTACATCGCTGGTCGACCCTGCTACATCAACTACTCTACCAGCCAAAAGATCTCACGGCCTGGAGATTCAGGCGATGCACCCAGTGTCAACAACATCCTGCTGTTCACCATTATGAACCCAATCTACCCCATCACCACG GATGTGCTGTACACCATCTGCAACAACTGCGGCCCTGTGCAAAGGATTGTGATCTTTAGGAAGAACGGTGTTCAGGCCATGGTTGA GTTTGACTCTGTCCAGAGTGCTCAGAGAGCAAAAGCATCTCTAAATGGAGCAGACATCTACTCGGGTTGCTGCACTCTCAAAATTGAGTATGCTAAG CCAACTCGTCTCAATGTGTTCAAGAATGACCAGGACACTTGGGACTACACAAATCCTACTCTGAGTGGCCAAG ATGCTGATTCAGACGGCAATTGGAACAATTCTcaag GAGGACCTCAGAGTGGCTATGGACATTATGACGACACATACGGCCCCCCTCCCCCTCACTATGAGGGCCGGCGTATGGGGCCTCCACTAGCCCGGGGACGTGGTGGGCCACGCTATGGCGCTCCACAGTACGGTCATGGACCACCTCCGGAATACGCATCTCAGGCAGATTCTCCCGTCATTATGGTGTACGGCCTTGATCCTTACAAGATCAATGCCGACCGCATCTTCAATGTGTTCTGTCTCTATGGCAATGTGGAGAGG GTGAAGTTCATGAAGAGTAAGCCTGGTGCTGCCATGGTGGAAATGGGAGACTGTTATGCAGTGGAGAGAGCAATCTCTCACCTCAACCACACCATGCTCTTCAACCAGAAGCTCAATATCTG TGTGTCAAAGCAGCAAGCTATAATCCCAGGCCAGTCATACCAGCTGGAGGATGGCAGCTGCAGCTTTAAGGATTTCCATGGCAGTCGGAACAACCGCTTCACCTCCCCGGAACAGGCAGCCAAGAACCGCATCCAGCGGCCCAGCAACGTGCTGCACTTCTTTAACGGCCAACCGGACAGCTCCACTGAAATCTTCAGCCAG ATCAGTGATGAACTAGCAATAAAGCCTCCAACTAATGTCAAACTTTTTACTGGAAAAAG CGGGTCTGTAGGTGAGCGAAGTGCATCTGGACTGTTGGAGTGGGAGTCTGTGAACGATGCAATGGAAGCTCTGTCCATGATGAACCACTATCAGATGAAAAACCCTA gTGGGCCATACCCATATACCCTTAAATTGTGCTTCTCCACTGCACAGAATGCTAACTGA
- the hnrnpl gene encoding heterogeneous nuclear ribonucleoprotein L isoform X3, whose amino-acid sequence MAAAAGRYYSEGGRATKRQKTDSDGMATEGYDDPHKTLPSLVVHIRGLIDGITESDLVEALREFGTISYVVLMPNKRQALVEYEDMSGSCNAVTYANDNQVYIAGRPCYINYSTSQKISRPGDSGDAPSVNNILLFTIMNPIYPITTDVLYTICNNCGPVQRIVIFRKNGVQAMVEFDSVQSAQRAKASLNGADIYSGCCTLKIEYAKPTRLNVFKNDQDTWDYTNPTLSGQDPNANPNKRQRQPALLGDHPPEYGGPQSGYGHYDDTYGPPPPHYEGRRMGPPLARGRGGPRYGAPQYGHGPPPEYASQADSPVIMVYGLDPYKINADRIFNVFCLYGNVERVKFMKSKPGAAMVEMGDCYAVERAISHLNHTMLFNQKLNICVSKQQAIIPGQSYQLEDGSCSFKDFHGSRNNRFTSPEQAAKNRIQRPSNVLHFFNGQPDSSTEIFSQISDELAIKPPTNVKLFTGKSGSVGERSASGLLEWESVNDAMEALSMMNHYQMKNPSGPYPYTLKLCFSTAQNAN is encoded by the exons ATGGCTGCAGCGGCGGGACGCTACTACAGCGAGGGCGGCAGAGCGACTAAACGACAGAAGACAGACAGCGACGGCATGGCGACG GAGGGGTACGACGACCCCCATAAGACCCTGCCATCTCTGGTGGTGCATATAAGGGGGCTGATTGATGGCATCACTGAATCTGACCTGGTGGAGGCACTAAGAGAGTTTGGGACCATCAG CTATGTTGTGCTAATGCCAAACAAGCGCCAGGCTCTGGTTGAGTATGAGGACATGAGCGGCTCCTGTAACGCAGTGACGTACGCTAACGATAACCAAGTGTACATCGCTGGTCGACCCTGCTACATCAACTACTCTACCAGCCAAAAGATCTCACGGCCTGGAGATTCAGGCGATGCACCCAGTGTCAACAACATCCTGCTGTTCACCATTATGAACCCAATCTACCCCATCACCACG GATGTGCTGTACACCATCTGCAACAACTGCGGCCCTGTGCAAAGGATTGTGATCTTTAGGAAGAACGGTGTTCAGGCCATGGTTGA GTTTGACTCTGTCCAGAGTGCTCAGAGAGCAAAAGCATCTCTAAATGGAGCAGACATCTACTCGGGTTGCTGCACTCTCAAAATTGAGTATGCTAAG CCAACTCGTCTCAATGTGTTCAAGAATGACCAGGACACTTGGGACTACACAAATCCTACTCTGAGTGGCCAAG ACCCCAATGCTAACCCAAACAAGCGCCAGAGGCAGCCAGCCCTGCTTGGGGACCACCCACCAGAATATG GAGGACCTCAGAGTGGCTATGGACATTATGACGACACATACGGCCCCCCTCCCCCTCACTATGAGGGCCGGCGTATGGGGCCTCCACTAGCCCGGGGACGTGGTGGGCCACGCTATGGCGCTCCACAGTACGGTCATGGACCACCTCCGGAATACGCATCTCAGGCAGATTCTCCCGTCATTATGGTGTACGGCCTTGATCCTTACAAGATCAATGCCGACCGCATCTTCAATGTGTTCTGTCTCTATGGCAATGTGGAGAGG GTGAAGTTCATGAAGAGTAAGCCTGGTGCTGCCATGGTGGAAATGGGAGACTGTTATGCAGTGGAGAGAGCAATCTCTCACCTCAACCACACCATGCTCTTCAACCAGAAGCTCAATATCTG TGTGTCAAAGCAGCAAGCTATAATCCCAGGCCAGTCATACCAGCTGGAGGATGGCAGCTGCAGCTTTAAGGATTTCCATGGCAGTCGGAACAACCGCTTCACCTCCCCGGAACAGGCAGCCAAGAACCGCATCCAGCGGCCCAGCAACGTGCTGCACTTCTTTAACGGCCAACCGGACAGCTCCACTGAAATCTTCAGCCAG ATCAGTGATGAACTAGCAATAAAGCCTCCAACTAATGTCAAACTTTTTACTGGAAAAAG CGGGTCTGTAGGTGAGCGAAGTGCATCTGGACTGTTGGAGTGGGAGTCTGTGAACGATGCAATGGAAGCTCTGTCCATGATGAACCACTATCAGATGAAAAACCCTA gTGGGCCATACCCATATACCCTTAAATTGTGCTTCTCCACTGCACAGAATGCTAACTGA
- the hnrnpl gene encoding heterogeneous nuclear ribonucleoprotein L isoform X1 has product MAAAAGRYYSEGGRATKRQKTDSDGMATEGYDDPHKTLPSLVVHIRGLIDGITESDLVEALREFGTISYVVLMPNKRQALVEYEDMSGSCNAVTYANDNQVYIAGRPCYINYSTSQKISRPGDSGDAPSVNNILLFTIMNPIYPITTDVLYTICNNCGPVQRIVIFRKNGVQAMVEFDSVQSAQRAKASLNGADIYSGCCTLKIEYAKPTRLNVFKNDQDTWDYTNPTLSGQDADSDGNWNNSQDPNANPNKRQRQPALLGDHPPEYGGPQSGYGHYDDTYGPPPPHYEGRRMGPPLARGRGGPRYGAPQYGHGPPPEYASQADSPVIMVYGLDPYKINADRIFNVFCLYGNVERVKFMKSKPGAAMVEMGDCYAVERAISHLNHTMLFNQKLNICVSKQQAIIPGQSYQLEDGSCSFKDFHGSRNNRFTSPEQAAKNRIQRPSNVLHFFNGQPDSSTEIFSQISDELAIKPPTNVKLFTGKSGSVGERSASGLLEWESVNDAMEALSMMNHYQMKNPSGPYPYTLKLCFSTAQNAN; this is encoded by the exons ATGGCTGCAGCGGCGGGACGCTACTACAGCGAGGGCGGCAGAGCGACTAAACGACAGAAGACAGACAGCGACGGCATGGCGACG GAGGGGTACGACGACCCCCATAAGACCCTGCCATCTCTGGTGGTGCATATAAGGGGGCTGATTGATGGCATCACTGAATCTGACCTGGTGGAGGCACTAAGAGAGTTTGGGACCATCAG CTATGTTGTGCTAATGCCAAACAAGCGCCAGGCTCTGGTTGAGTATGAGGACATGAGCGGCTCCTGTAACGCAGTGACGTACGCTAACGATAACCAAGTGTACATCGCTGGTCGACCCTGCTACATCAACTACTCTACCAGCCAAAAGATCTCACGGCCTGGAGATTCAGGCGATGCACCCAGTGTCAACAACATCCTGCTGTTCACCATTATGAACCCAATCTACCCCATCACCACG GATGTGCTGTACACCATCTGCAACAACTGCGGCCCTGTGCAAAGGATTGTGATCTTTAGGAAGAACGGTGTTCAGGCCATGGTTGA GTTTGACTCTGTCCAGAGTGCTCAGAGAGCAAAAGCATCTCTAAATGGAGCAGACATCTACTCGGGTTGCTGCACTCTCAAAATTGAGTATGCTAAG CCAACTCGTCTCAATGTGTTCAAGAATGACCAGGACACTTGGGACTACACAAATCCTACTCTGAGTGGCCAAG ATGCTGATTCAGACGGCAATTGGAACAATTCTcaag ACCCCAATGCTAACCCAAACAAGCGCCAGAGGCAGCCAGCCCTGCTTGGGGACCACCCACCAGAATATG GAGGACCTCAGAGTGGCTATGGACATTATGACGACACATACGGCCCCCCTCCCCCTCACTATGAGGGCCGGCGTATGGGGCCTCCACTAGCCCGGGGACGTGGTGGGCCACGCTATGGCGCTCCACAGTACGGTCATGGACCACCTCCGGAATACGCATCTCAGGCAGATTCTCCCGTCATTATGGTGTACGGCCTTGATCCTTACAAGATCAATGCCGACCGCATCTTCAATGTGTTCTGTCTCTATGGCAATGTGGAGAGG GTGAAGTTCATGAAGAGTAAGCCTGGTGCTGCCATGGTGGAAATGGGAGACTGTTATGCAGTGGAGAGAGCAATCTCTCACCTCAACCACACCATGCTCTTCAACCAGAAGCTCAATATCTG TGTGTCAAAGCAGCAAGCTATAATCCCAGGCCAGTCATACCAGCTGGAGGATGGCAGCTGCAGCTTTAAGGATTTCCATGGCAGTCGGAACAACCGCTTCACCTCCCCGGAACAGGCAGCCAAGAACCGCATCCAGCGGCCCAGCAACGTGCTGCACTTCTTTAACGGCCAACCGGACAGCTCCACTGAAATCTTCAGCCAG ATCAGTGATGAACTAGCAATAAAGCCTCCAACTAATGTCAAACTTTTTACTGGAAAAAG CGGGTCTGTAGGTGAGCGAAGTGCATCTGGACTGTTGGAGTGGGAGTCTGTGAACGATGCAATGGAAGCTCTGTCCATGATGAACCACTATCAGATGAAAAACCCTA gTGGGCCATACCCATATACCCTTAAATTGTGCTTCTCCACTGCACAGAATGCTAACTGA